The proteins below are encoded in one region of Gallus gallus isolate bGalGal1 chromosome 12, bGalGal1.mat.broiler.GRCg7b, whole genome shotgun sequence:
- the ATRIP gene encoding ATR-interacting protein isoform X4: MAAQPPLGPRKRSGPALCGAGWPRGPAPAAALGNGLPPSKRPKGPAGVGAAAAEDPFGDNDDFTADDLEEIDTIASQALSQDAAGRAPAPESRPQSAWGSAAEPGAGGGAGGAQLRGAFQLQVLQAQHEDTRRKLKEMQDEILTKNGEIKVLRDSMQQMKHTMEEQRRSYVLLEQQQSQALGEKEREFSKKLLSLQSELQFKDAEMNELRTRLQNCERNKHITQTVVPQSPTKNSAIQMKSEGCPPQPGKRAFPTKESFNADTTARPPSSSSGNWFAQTGSSKEDSKMPHPELLSIKQEATGKNGSCSSVHQRNIQEDGKATPKTISPGSALLSALLKQPLVSGSPLGLCHLLSSNAEALPGAVLQPDLLETQSTQTPGTRTAQEEVAPLVSLQEAQKLALTGLNLIAMDEGPSEGSPAGSGSEVLYLKRCKIRGAVHLLPLVEHHIGAYCQAVQSMDKSVNASCGNHSVVSSRASTSKVSSKEDFRLSVEETTLLSLGILYYLAFYSWDVVHILLSNEVEKSPAVGEGHISKTDKDALCDNKEEDRTQGGLPDAPQDAASNVQAQHSLFKKLLQVLAFSATAGSQMDSILQESLRVLVKLAENSTMDLLLSFQHLLSHQVLLHCLCPAIPLHAVLLTVKLLSVLAQHHQLVAHLCSHSDTCLLLALYTYITSRPDKSASEVRWLQLEQEAVRLLTRCVRCSSPTVLPPAAHCQCNLEVVKALIIMLHRQWMKIRRSESSLCAHKEQVIQFLRDAVLLLHSLSQKDKLFHEHCLEVLHQYDQAMPGIRAILRKTKKLSACEELILDELYPPEPEAEDQDSS; this comes from the exons ATGGCCGCGCAGCCGCCGCTCGGGCCGCGGAAACGGAGCGGTCCCGCGCTGTGCGGGGCGGGCTGGCCGCGGGGCCCCGCTCCGGCCGCCGCGCTGGGGAACGGCCTCCCGCCCAGCAAACGCCCCAAGGGGCCGGCGGGGgtcggggcggcggcggcggaagACCCCTTCGGGGACAACGACGACTTCACGGCGGACGATCTGGAGGAGATCGACACGATCGCTTCGCAGGCGCTGTCGCAGGACGCTGCCGGACGGGCCCCGGCCCCAGAGAGCCGCCCGCAGAGCGCGTGGGGCAGCGCCGCGGAGCCCGGAG CGGGCGGCGGTGCGGGCGGCGCTCAGCTGCGAGGGGCGTtccagctgcaggtgctgcaggcacagcacgAGGACACCCGGCGGAAG CTGAAAGAAATGCAGGATGAAATTCTTACTAAAAATGGAGAAATCAAAGTTCTGCGTGACTCGATGCAGCAGATGAAGCACACCATGGAGGAGCAGAGAAGGTCGTACGTGCTGTTGGAACAGCAACAGTCTCAGGCCCTCggtgaaaaggagagagagttCTCCAAAAAG TTGCTGTCACTGCAGTCGGAGCTGCAGTTcaaagatgcagaaatgaatgaattaaGAACGCGACTTCAGaactgtgaaagaaataaacacataaCTCAAACGGTTGTGCCACAAAG ccCTACAAAGAATTCTGCAATCCAGATGAAATCAGAAGGGTGTCCTCCGCAGCCTGGAAAAAGGGCTTTTCCTACAAAAGAGTCTTTCAATGCTGACACCACTGCCAGacctccttcttcttcttcaggaAACTGGTTTGCACAGACAGGTTCCAGCAAGGAAG ACAGTAAGATGCCTCATCCTGAGTTGTTATCCATAAAGCAAGAAGCAACGGGGAAGAATGGTTCTTGTAGTTCTGTACATCAACGAAACATTCAAG aGGATGGAAAAGCCACTCCAAAGACAATCTCTCCAGGTTCTGCCCTACTGAGCGCTCTGCTGAAGCAGCCCCTTGTCTCTGGGTCCCCGCTGGGACTTTGCCATCTTCTCAGCAGCAATGCTGAGGCtctgccaggagctgtgctgcagcccgaCCTTCTGGAAAC GCAGTCCACGCAGACGCCTGGCACCAGGACAGCCCAGGAAGAAGTTGCCCCTCTTGTGTCCCTGCAGGAAGCTCAGAAACTTGCACTAACAGGACTGAACTTGATTGCTATGGATGAAGGGCCGTCCGAAGGGAGCCCAGCAGGAAGTGGGAGTGAGGTCTTGTATTTGAAACGCTGCAAGATCCGAGGAGCTGTGCATCTCTTGCCCTTGGTGGAACACCACATCGGTGCATACTGTCAAGCAGTGCAATCAATGGACAAGTCAGTAAATGCTTCTTGTGGAAACCACTCAGTTGTTTCTTCCAGAGCCAGCACAAGTAAGGTATCGAGTAAGGAGGACTTCAGGTTGTCTGTTGAAGAAACAACACTTCTGTCGCTAGGTATTCTTTATTATTTGGCATTTTATAGCTGGGACGTTGTCCACATATTGCTGTCTAATGAGGTGGAAAAAAGTCCTGCTGTTGGAGAAGGACACATTTCCAAGACAGACAAAGATGCGCTGTGTGATAATAAAGAAGAGGACAGGACACAAGGAGGGCTGCCTGACGCTCCACAGGATGCTGCTAGTAATGTTCAAGCCCAACATTCTTTGTTCAAAAAGCTGCTCCAGGTTTTAGCTTTTTCTGCCACCGCAGGCTCCCAGATGGATAGCATCCTGCAGGAAAGCCTGAGAGTTCTGGTGAAACTAGCTGAAAACTCAACGATGGATTTGCTACTAAG TTTTCAGCACCTCCTGAGCCACCAGGTGCTGCTCCACTGCCTGTGCCCGGCGATCCCTTTGCACGCTGTTCTTCTGACTGTGAAGCTGCTGTCCGTACTTGCTCAACACCACCAGCTGGTTGCTCACCTTTGCTCCCACTCAG ATACCTGCCTGCTTCTTGCACTGTACACGTACATCACGTCAAGACCAGATAAGTCGGCCTCTGAGGTGCgttggctgcagctggagcaagAG GCAGTCAGGCTCCTGACCCGGTGTGTGCGGTGCTCCAGCCCAACAGTTTTAccccctgctgcacactgccagtgTAATCTGGAG GTGGTTAAGGCACTAATAATAATGTTACACAGACAGTGGATGAAGATTAGAAGATCTGAGAGCAGCTTGTGTGCACATAAGGAGCAAGTCATTCAGTTTTTAAGGGACGCTGTTTTACTCTTACACAGCCTATCTCAGAAAGACAAATTGTTTCATGAGCACTGTTTGGAAGTCCTCCATCAATATGACCAAGCCATGCCAGGCATAAGAGCCATCCTCAGAAAGACTAAAAAACTGAGCGCCTGCGAAG agCTGATTTTGGATGAATTGTATCCCCCTGAGCCAGAAGCAGAAGATCAGGACTCCAGTTAG
- the ATRIP gene encoding ATR-interacting protein isoform X5, producing the protein MQDEILTKNGEIKVLRDSMQQMKHTMEEQRRSYVLLEQQQSQALGEKEREFSKKLLSLQSELQFKDAEMNELRTRLQNCERNKHITQTVVPQSSPTKNSAIQMKSEGCPPQPGKRAFPTKESFNADTTARPPSSSSGNWFAQTGSSKEDSKMPHPELLSIKQEATGKNGSCSSVHQRNIQEDGKATPKTISPGSALLSALLKQPLVSGSPLGLCHLLSSNAEALPGAVLQPDLLETQSTQTPGTRTAQEEVAPLVSLQEAQKLALTGLNLIAMDEGPSEGSPAGSGSEVLYLKRCKIRGAVHLLPLVEHHIGAYCQAVQSMDKSVNASCGNHSVVSSRASTSKVSSKEDFRLSVEETTLLSLGILYYLAFYSWDVVHILLSNEVEKSPAVGEGHISKTDKDALCDNKEEDRTQGGLPDAPQDAASNVQAQHSLFKKLLQVLAFSATAGSQMDSILQESLRVLVKLAENSTMDLLLSFQHLLSHQVLLHCLCPAIPLHAVLLTVKLLSVLAQHHQLVAHLCSHSDTCLLLALYTYITSRPDKSASEVRWLQLEQEAVRLLTRCVRCSSPTVLPPAAHCQCNLEVVKALIIMLHRQWMKIRRSESSLCAHKEQVIQFLRDAVLLLHSLSQKDKLFHEHCLEVLHQYDQAMPGIRAILRKTKKLSACEELILDELYPPEPEAEDQDSS; encoded by the exons ATGCAGGATGAAATTCTTACTAAAAATGGAGAAATCAAAGTTCTGCGTGACTCGATGCAGCAGATGAAGCACACCATGGAGGAGCAGAGAAGGTCGTACGTGCTGTTGGAACAGCAACAGTCTCAGGCCCTCggtgaaaaggagagagagttCTCCAAAAAG TTGCTGTCACTGCAGTCGGAGCTGCAGTTcaaagatgcagaaatgaatgaattaaGAACGCGACTTCAGaactgtgaaagaaataaacacataaCTCAAACGGTTGTGCCACAAAG tagccCTACAAAGAATTCTGCAATCCAGATGAAATCAGAAGGGTGTCCTCCGCAGCCTGGAAAAAGGGCTTTTCCTACAAAAGAGTCTTTCAATGCTGACACCACTGCCAGacctccttcttcttcttcaggaAACTGGTTTGCACAGACAGGTTCCAGCAAGGAAG ACAGTAAGATGCCTCATCCTGAGTTGTTATCCATAAAGCAAGAAGCAACGGGGAAGAATGGTTCTTGTAGTTCTGTACATCAACGAAACATTCAAG aGGATGGAAAAGCCACTCCAAAGACAATCTCTCCAGGTTCTGCCCTACTGAGCGCTCTGCTGAAGCAGCCCCTTGTCTCTGGGTCCCCGCTGGGACTTTGCCATCTTCTCAGCAGCAATGCTGAGGCtctgccaggagctgtgctgcagcccgaCCTTCTGGAAAC GCAGTCCACGCAGACGCCTGGCACCAGGACAGCCCAGGAAGAAGTTGCCCCTCTTGTGTCCCTGCAGGAAGCTCAGAAACTTGCACTAACAGGACTGAACTTGATTGCTATGGATGAAGGGCCGTCCGAAGGGAGCCCAGCAGGAAGTGGGAGTGAGGTCTTGTATTTGAAACGCTGCAAGATCCGAGGAGCTGTGCATCTCTTGCCCTTGGTGGAACACCACATCGGTGCATACTGTCAAGCAGTGCAATCAATGGACAAGTCAGTAAATGCTTCTTGTGGAAACCACTCAGTTGTTTCTTCCAGAGCCAGCACAAGTAAGGTATCGAGTAAGGAGGACTTCAGGTTGTCTGTTGAAGAAACAACACTTCTGTCGCTAGGTATTCTTTATTATTTGGCATTTTATAGCTGGGACGTTGTCCACATATTGCTGTCTAATGAGGTGGAAAAAAGTCCTGCTGTTGGAGAAGGACACATTTCCAAGACAGACAAAGATGCGCTGTGTGATAATAAAGAAGAGGACAGGACACAAGGAGGGCTGCCTGACGCTCCACAGGATGCTGCTAGTAATGTTCAAGCCCAACATTCTTTGTTCAAAAAGCTGCTCCAGGTTTTAGCTTTTTCTGCCACCGCAGGCTCCCAGATGGATAGCATCCTGCAGGAAAGCCTGAGAGTTCTGGTGAAACTAGCTGAAAACTCAACGATGGATTTGCTACTAAG TTTTCAGCACCTCCTGAGCCACCAGGTGCTGCTCCACTGCCTGTGCCCGGCGATCCCTTTGCACGCTGTTCTTCTGACTGTGAAGCTGCTGTCCGTACTTGCTCAACACCACCAGCTGGTTGCTCACCTTTGCTCCCACTCAG ATACCTGCCTGCTTCTTGCACTGTACACGTACATCACGTCAAGACCAGATAAGTCGGCCTCTGAGGTGCgttggctgcagctggagcaagAG GCAGTCAGGCTCCTGACCCGGTGTGTGCGGTGCTCCAGCCCAACAGTTTTAccccctgctgcacactgccagtgTAATCTGGAG GTGGTTAAGGCACTAATAATAATGTTACACAGACAGTGGATGAAGATTAGAAGATCTGAGAGCAGCTTGTGTGCACATAAGGAGCAAGTCATTCAGTTTTTAAGGGACGCTGTTTTACTCTTACACAGCCTATCTCAGAAAGACAAATTGTTTCATGAGCACTGTTTGGAAGTCCTCCATCAATATGACCAAGCCATGCCAGGCATAAGAGCCATCCTCAGAAAGACTAAAAAACTGAGCGCCTGCGAAG agCTGATTTTGGATGAATTGTATCCCCCTGAGCCAGAAGCAGAAGATCAGGACTCCAGTTAG